Proteins encoded in a region of the Cygnus olor isolate bCygOlo1 chromosome 4, bCygOlo1.pri.v2, whole genome shotgun sequence genome:
- the CTBP1 gene encoding C-terminal-binding protein 1 isoform X9, which yields MSGIRPPIMNGPMHPRPLVALLDGRDCTVEMPILKDVATVAFCDAQSTQEIHEKVLNEAVGALMYHTITLTREDLEKFKALRIIVRIGSGFDNIDIKSAGDLGIAVCNVPAASVEETADSTMCHILNLYRRTTWLHQALREGTRVQSVEQIREVASGAARIRGETLGIIGLGRVGQAVALRAKAFGFSVIFYDPYLSDGMERALGLQRVSTLQDLLFHSDCVTLHCNLNEHNHHLINDFTIKQMRQGAFLVNTARGGLVDEKALAQALKEGRIRGAALDVHESEPFSFSQGPLKDAPNLICTPHAAWYSEQASIEMREEAAREIRRAITGRIPDSLKNCVNKDHLTAATHWASMDPGVVHPELNGAAYSRYPPGVVSVAPTGIPTAVEGIVPNPMSLSHGLPAVAHPPHAPSPGQTVKPEADRDHPSDQL from the exons ATGTCAG GCATTCGACCTCCGATCATGAATGGGCCCATGCACCCACGCCCTTTGGTAGCATTGCTGGATGGCAGGGATTGTACAGTAGAAATGCCGATTCTGAAGGATGTAGCCACAGTGGCATTTTGTGATGCTCAGTCTACACAAGAAATTCATGAAAAG GTACTAAATGAAGCAGTGGGTGCACTGATGTATCACACTATCACTTTAACACGAGAAGACCTGGAGAAATTTAAAGCACTTCGAATAATTGTCCGAATTGGCAGCGGTTTTGATAATATTGACATCAAATCTGCTGGAGATTTAG GGATTGCAGTATGTAATGTGCCAGCTGCCTCAGTAGAAGAGACAGCGGATTCTACCATGTGCCACATTCTGAACCTGTACAGACGAACCACCTGGCTTCACCAGGCTCTGCGAGAAGGCACGAGAGTACAAAGCGTCGAACAGATTCGGGAAGTGGCTTCTGGAGCTGCCAGGATCAGAGGGGAGACCTTGGGCATTATTGGATTAG GGCGTGTTGGGCAAGCAGTAGCACTACGTGCCAAAGCCTTTGGCTTCAGTGTGATTTTTTATGACCCATACCTCTCAGATGGCATGGAGCGTGCTCTGGGACTGCAGCGGGTGAGCACTTTGCAGGACCTGCTGTTCCACAGTGACTGTGTTACCCTGCACTGCAACTTGAACGAACACAATCATCATCTTATTAACGACTTCACTATAAAGCAG ATGAGACAAGGGGCTTTCCTGGTCAACACAGCTCGAGGTGGGTTAGTAGACGAAAAAGCACTTGCACAGGccctgaaggaaggaaggatacGAGGGGCAGCCTTAGATGTACATGAGTCAGAACCATTCag ctTTAGTCAGGGCCCCTTGAAGGATGCACCAAACCTGATCTGTACCCCACATGCAGCGTGGTATAGTGAACAAGCCTCAATTGAGATGCGGGAGGAAGCAGCACGAGAGATCCGAAGGGCAATCACAG GTCGTATTCCAGACAGTCTGAAAAACTGTGTTAACAAAGATCATTTGACTGCAGCTACACATTGGGCCAGCATGGATCCCGGAGTTGTTCATCCAGAGCTTAATGGTGCTGCATACAG CAGGTATCCCCCAGGTGTTGTAAGCGTGGCTCCAACTGGCATACCTACGGCAGTAGAAGGAATAGTCCCCAACCCTATGTCTTTATCACACGGCCTCCCTGCTGTAGCCCACCCGCCCCATGCTCCTTCCCCCGGCCAAACTGTCAAACCAGAAGCTGATAGAGACCACCCGAGCGACCAATTGTAG
- the CTBP1 gene encoding C-terminal-binding protein 1 isoform X3, with amino-acid sequence MSLMDKHKVKRQRLDRIFEGIRPPIMNGPMHPRPLVALLDGRDCTVEMPILKDVATVAFCDAQSTQEIHEKVLNEAVGALMYHTITLTREDLEKFKALRIIVRIGSGFDNIDIKSAGDLGIAVCNVPAASVEETADSTMCHILNLYRRTTWLHQALREGTRVQSVEQIREVASGAARIRGETLGIIGLGRVGQAVALRAKAFGFSVIFYDPYLSDGMERALGLQRVSTLQDLLFHSDCVTLHCNLNEHNHHLINDFTIKQMRQGAFLVNTARGGLVDEKALAQALKEGRIRGAALDVHESEPFSFSQGPLKDAPNLICTPHAAWYSEQASIEMREEAAREIRRAITGRIPDSLKNCVNKDHLTAATHWASMDPGVVHPELNGAAYRYPPGVVSVAPTGIPTAVEGIVPNPMSLSHGLPAVAHPPHAPSPGQTVKPEADRDHPSDQL; translated from the exons GCATTCGACCTCCGATCATGAATGGGCCCATGCACCCACGCCCTTTGGTAGCATTGCTGGATGGCAGGGATTGTACAGTAGAAATGCCGATTCTGAAGGATGTAGCCACAGTGGCATTTTGTGATGCTCAGTCTACACAAGAAATTCATGAAAAG GTACTAAATGAAGCAGTGGGTGCACTGATGTATCACACTATCACTTTAACACGAGAAGACCTGGAGAAATTTAAAGCACTTCGAATAATTGTCCGAATTGGCAGCGGTTTTGATAATATTGACATCAAATCTGCTGGAGATTTAG GGATTGCAGTATGTAATGTGCCAGCTGCCTCAGTAGAAGAGACAGCGGATTCTACCATGTGCCACATTCTGAACCTGTACAGACGAACCACCTGGCTTCACCAGGCTCTGCGAGAAGGCACGAGAGTACAAAGCGTCGAACAGATTCGGGAAGTGGCTTCTGGAGCTGCCAGGATCAGAGGGGAGACCTTGGGCATTATTGGATTAG GGCGTGTTGGGCAAGCAGTAGCACTACGTGCCAAAGCCTTTGGCTTCAGTGTGATTTTTTATGACCCATACCTCTCAGATGGCATGGAGCGTGCTCTGGGACTGCAGCGGGTGAGCACTTTGCAGGACCTGCTGTTCCACAGTGACTGTGTTACCCTGCACTGCAACTTGAACGAACACAATCATCATCTTATTAACGACTTCACTATAAAGCAG ATGAGACAAGGGGCTTTCCTGGTCAACACAGCTCGAGGTGGGTTAGTAGACGAAAAAGCACTTGCACAGGccctgaaggaaggaaggatacGAGGGGCAGCCTTAGATGTACATGAGTCAGAACCATTCag ctTTAGTCAGGGCCCCTTGAAGGATGCACCAAACCTGATCTGTACCCCACATGCAGCGTGGTATAGTGAACAAGCCTCAATTGAGATGCGGGAGGAAGCAGCACGAGAGATCCGAAGGGCAATCACAG GTCGTATTCCAGACAGTCTGAAAAACTGTGTTAACAAAGATCATTTGACTGCAGCTACACATTGGGCCAGCATGGATCCCGGAGTTGTTCATCCAGAGCTTAATGGTGCTGCATACAG GTATCCCCCAGGTGTTGTAAGCGTGGCTCCAACTGGCATACCTACGGCAGTAGAAGGAATAGTCCCCAACCCTATGTCTTTATCACACGGCCTCCCTGCTGTAGCCCACCCGCCCCATGCTCCTTCCCCCGGCCAAACTGTCAAACCAGAAGCTGATAGAGACCACCCGAGCGACCAATTGTAG
- the CTBP1 gene encoding C-terminal-binding protein 1 isoform X11, translating to MSGIRPPIMNGPMHPRPLVALLDGRDCTVEMPILKDVATVAFCDAQSTQEIHEKVLNEAVGALMYHTITLTREDLEKFKALRIIVRIGSGFDNIDIKSAGDLGIAVCNVPAASVEETADSTMCHILNLYRRTTWLHQALREGTRVQSVEQIREVASGAARIRGETLGIIGLGRVGQAVALRAKAFGFSVIFYDPYLSDGMERALGLQRVSTLQDLLFHSDCVTLHCNLNEHNHHLINDFTIKQMRQGAFLVNTARGGLVDEKALAQALKEGRIRGAALDVHESEPFSFSQGPLKDAPNLICTPHAAWYSEQASIEMREEAAREIRRAITGRIPDSLKNCVNKDHLTAATHWASMDPGVVHPELNGAAYRYPPGVVSVAPTGIPTAVEGIVPNPMSLSHGLPAVAHPPHAPSPGQTVKPEADRDHPSDQL from the exons ATGTCAG GCATTCGACCTCCGATCATGAATGGGCCCATGCACCCACGCCCTTTGGTAGCATTGCTGGATGGCAGGGATTGTACAGTAGAAATGCCGATTCTGAAGGATGTAGCCACAGTGGCATTTTGTGATGCTCAGTCTACACAAGAAATTCATGAAAAG GTACTAAATGAAGCAGTGGGTGCACTGATGTATCACACTATCACTTTAACACGAGAAGACCTGGAGAAATTTAAAGCACTTCGAATAATTGTCCGAATTGGCAGCGGTTTTGATAATATTGACATCAAATCTGCTGGAGATTTAG GGATTGCAGTATGTAATGTGCCAGCTGCCTCAGTAGAAGAGACAGCGGATTCTACCATGTGCCACATTCTGAACCTGTACAGACGAACCACCTGGCTTCACCAGGCTCTGCGAGAAGGCACGAGAGTACAAAGCGTCGAACAGATTCGGGAAGTGGCTTCTGGAGCTGCCAGGATCAGAGGGGAGACCTTGGGCATTATTGGATTAG GGCGTGTTGGGCAAGCAGTAGCACTACGTGCCAAAGCCTTTGGCTTCAGTGTGATTTTTTATGACCCATACCTCTCAGATGGCATGGAGCGTGCTCTGGGACTGCAGCGGGTGAGCACTTTGCAGGACCTGCTGTTCCACAGTGACTGTGTTACCCTGCACTGCAACTTGAACGAACACAATCATCATCTTATTAACGACTTCACTATAAAGCAG ATGAGACAAGGGGCTTTCCTGGTCAACACAGCTCGAGGTGGGTTAGTAGACGAAAAAGCACTTGCACAGGccctgaaggaaggaaggatacGAGGGGCAGCCTTAGATGTACATGAGTCAGAACCATTCag ctTTAGTCAGGGCCCCTTGAAGGATGCACCAAACCTGATCTGTACCCCACATGCAGCGTGGTATAGTGAACAAGCCTCAATTGAGATGCGGGAGGAAGCAGCACGAGAGATCCGAAGGGCAATCACAG GTCGTATTCCAGACAGTCTGAAAAACTGTGTTAACAAAGATCATTTGACTGCAGCTACACATTGGGCCAGCATGGATCCCGGAGTTGTTCATCCAGAGCTTAATGGTGCTGCATACAG GTATCCCCCAGGTGTTGTAAGCGTGGCTCCAACTGGCATACCTACGGCAGTAGAAGGAATAGTCCCCAACCCTATGTCTTTATCACACGGCCTCCCTGCTGTAGCCCACCCGCCCCATGCTCCTTCCCCCGGCCAAACTGTCAAACCAGAAGCTGATAGAGACCACCCGAGCGACCAATTGTAG
- the CTBP1 gene encoding C-terminal-binding protein 1 isoform X8: protein MDFANRFKKMKGIRPPIMNGPMHPRPLVALLDGRDCTVEMPILKDVATVAFCDAQSTQEIHEKVLNEAVGALMYHTITLTREDLEKFKALRIIVRIGSGFDNIDIKSAGDLGIAVCNVPAASVEETADSTMCHILNLYRRTTWLHQALREGTRVQSVEQIREVASGAARIRGETLGIIGLGRVGQAVALRAKAFGFSVIFYDPYLSDGMERALGLQRVSTLQDLLFHSDCVTLHCNLNEHNHHLINDFTIKQMRQGAFLVNTARGGLVDEKALAQALKEGRIRGAALDVHESEPFSFSQGPLKDAPNLICTPHAAWYSEQASIEMREEAAREIRRAITGRIPDSLKNCVNKDHLTAATHWASMDPGVVHPELNGAAYRYPPGVVSVAPTGIPTAVEGIVPNPMSLSHGLPAVAHPPHAPSPGQTVKPEADRDHPSDQL, encoded by the exons ATGGACTTTGcaaacagatttaagaaaatgaaag GCATTCGACCTCCGATCATGAATGGGCCCATGCACCCACGCCCTTTGGTAGCATTGCTGGATGGCAGGGATTGTACAGTAGAAATGCCGATTCTGAAGGATGTAGCCACAGTGGCATTTTGTGATGCTCAGTCTACACAAGAAATTCATGAAAAG GTACTAAATGAAGCAGTGGGTGCACTGATGTATCACACTATCACTTTAACACGAGAAGACCTGGAGAAATTTAAAGCACTTCGAATAATTGTCCGAATTGGCAGCGGTTTTGATAATATTGACATCAAATCTGCTGGAGATTTAG GGATTGCAGTATGTAATGTGCCAGCTGCCTCAGTAGAAGAGACAGCGGATTCTACCATGTGCCACATTCTGAACCTGTACAGACGAACCACCTGGCTTCACCAGGCTCTGCGAGAAGGCACGAGAGTACAAAGCGTCGAACAGATTCGGGAAGTGGCTTCTGGAGCTGCCAGGATCAGAGGGGAGACCTTGGGCATTATTGGATTAG GGCGTGTTGGGCAAGCAGTAGCACTACGTGCCAAAGCCTTTGGCTTCAGTGTGATTTTTTATGACCCATACCTCTCAGATGGCATGGAGCGTGCTCTGGGACTGCAGCGGGTGAGCACTTTGCAGGACCTGCTGTTCCACAGTGACTGTGTTACCCTGCACTGCAACTTGAACGAACACAATCATCATCTTATTAACGACTTCACTATAAAGCAG ATGAGACAAGGGGCTTTCCTGGTCAACACAGCTCGAGGTGGGTTAGTAGACGAAAAAGCACTTGCACAGGccctgaaggaaggaaggatacGAGGGGCAGCCTTAGATGTACATGAGTCAGAACCATTCag ctTTAGTCAGGGCCCCTTGAAGGATGCACCAAACCTGATCTGTACCCCACATGCAGCGTGGTATAGTGAACAAGCCTCAATTGAGATGCGGGAGGAAGCAGCACGAGAGATCCGAAGGGCAATCACAG GTCGTATTCCAGACAGTCTGAAAAACTGTGTTAACAAAGATCATTTGACTGCAGCTACACATTGGGCCAGCATGGATCCCGGAGTTGTTCATCCAGAGCTTAATGGTGCTGCATACAG GTATCCCCCAGGTGTTGTAAGCGTGGCTCCAACTGGCATACCTACGGCAGTAGAAGGAATAGTCCCCAACCCTATGTCTTTATCACACGGCCTCCCTGCTGTAGCCCACCCGCCCCATGCTCCTTCCCCCGGCCAAACTGTCAAACCAGAAGCTGATAGAGACCACCCGAGCGACCAATTGTAG
- the CTBP1 gene encoding C-terminal-binding protein 1 isoform X6 — protein sequence MGSSHLLNKGLPLGIRPPIMNGPMHPRPLVALLDGRDCTVEMPILKDVATVAFCDAQSTQEIHEKVLNEAVGALMYHTITLTREDLEKFKALRIIVRIGSGFDNIDIKSAGDLGIAVCNVPAASVEETADSTMCHILNLYRRTTWLHQALREGTRVQSVEQIREVASGAARIRGETLGIIGLGRVGQAVALRAKAFGFSVIFYDPYLSDGMERALGLQRVSTLQDLLFHSDCVTLHCNLNEHNHHLINDFTIKQMRQGAFLVNTARGGLVDEKALAQALKEGRIRGAALDVHESEPFSFSQGPLKDAPNLICTPHAAWYSEQASIEMREEAAREIRRAITGRIPDSLKNCVNKDHLTAATHWASMDPGVVHPELNGAAYRYPPGVVSVAPTGIPTAVEGIVPNPMSLSHGLPAVAHPPHAPSPGQTVKPEADRDHPSDQL from the exons GCATTCGACCTCCGATCATGAATGGGCCCATGCACCCACGCCCTTTGGTAGCATTGCTGGATGGCAGGGATTGTACAGTAGAAATGCCGATTCTGAAGGATGTAGCCACAGTGGCATTTTGTGATGCTCAGTCTACACAAGAAATTCATGAAAAG GTACTAAATGAAGCAGTGGGTGCACTGATGTATCACACTATCACTTTAACACGAGAAGACCTGGAGAAATTTAAAGCACTTCGAATAATTGTCCGAATTGGCAGCGGTTTTGATAATATTGACATCAAATCTGCTGGAGATTTAG GGATTGCAGTATGTAATGTGCCAGCTGCCTCAGTAGAAGAGACAGCGGATTCTACCATGTGCCACATTCTGAACCTGTACAGACGAACCACCTGGCTTCACCAGGCTCTGCGAGAAGGCACGAGAGTACAAAGCGTCGAACAGATTCGGGAAGTGGCTTCTGGAGCTGCCAGGATCAGAGGGGAGACCTTGGGCATTATTGGATTAG GGCGTGTTGGGCAAGCAGTAGCACTACGTGCCAAAGCCTTTGGCTTCAGTGTGATTTTTTATGACCCATACCTCTCAGATGGCATGGAGCGTGCTCTGGGACTGCAGCGGGTGAGCACTTTGCAGGACCTGCTGTTCCACAGTGACTGTGTTACCCTGCACTGCAACTTGAACGAACACAATCATCATCTTATTAACGACTTCACTATAAAGCAG ATGAGACAAGGGGCTTTCCTGGTCAACACAGCTCGAGGTGGGTTAGTAGACGAAAAAGCACTTGCACAGGccctgaaggaaggaaggatacGAGGGGCAGCCTTAGATGTACATGAGTCAGAACCATTCag ctTTAGTCAGGGCCCCTTGAAGGATGCACCAAACCTGATCTGTACCCCACATGCAGCGTGGTATAGTGAACAAGCCTCAATTGAGATGCGGGAGGAAGCAGCACGAGAGATCCGAAGGGCAATCACAG GTCGTATTCCAGACAGTCTGAAAAACTGTGTTAACAAAGATCATTTGACTGCAGCTACACATTGGGCCAGCATGGATCCCGGAGTTGTTCATCCAGAGCTTAATGGTGCTGCATACAG GTATCCCCCAGGTGTTGTAAGCGTGGCTCCAACTGGCATACCTACGGCAGTAGAAGGAATAGTCCCCAACCCTATGTCTTTATCACACGGCCTCCCTGCTGTAGCCCACCCGCCCCATGCTCCTTCCCCCGGCCAAACTGTCAAACCAGAAGCTGATAGAGACCACCCGAGCGACCAATTGTAG
- the CTBP1 gene encoding C-terminal-binding protein 1 isoform X5, whose protein sequence is MGSSHLLNKGLPLGIRPPIMNGPMHPRPLVALLDGRDCTVEMPILKDVATVAFCDAQSTQEIHEKVLNEAVGALMYHTITLTREDLEKFKALRIIVRIGSGFDNIDIKSAGDLGIAVCNVPAASVEETADSTMCHILNLYRRTTWLHQALREGTRVQSVEQIREVASGAARIRGETLGIIGLGRVGQAVALRAKAFGFSVIFYDPYLSDGMERALGLQRVSTLQDLLFHSDCVTLHCNLNEHNHHLINDFTIKQMRQGAFLVNTARGGLVDEKALAQALKEGRIRGAALDVHESEPFSFSQGPLKDAPNLICTPHAAWYSEQASIEMREEAAREIRRAITGRIPDSLKNCVNKDHLTAATHWASMDPGVVHPELNGAAYSRYPPGVVSVAPTGIPTAVEGIVPNPMSLSHGLPAVAHPPHAPSPGQTVKPEADRDHPSDQL, encoded by the exons GCATTCGACCTCCGATCATGAATGGGCCCATGCACCCACGCCCTTTGGTAGCATTGCTGGATGGCAGGGATTGTACAGTAGAAATGCCGATTCTGAAGGATGTAGCCACAGTGGCATTTTGTGATGCTCAGTCTACACAAGAAATTCATGAAAAG GTACTAAATGAAGCAGTGGGTGCACTGATGTATCACACTATCACTTTAACACGAGAAGACCTGGAGAAATTTAAAGCACTTCGAATAATTGTCCGAATTGGCAGCGGTTTTGATAATATTGACATCAAATCTGCTGGAGATTTAG GGATTGCAGTATGTAATGTGCCAGCTGCCTCAGTAGAAGAGACAGCGGATTCTACCATGTGCCACATTCTGAACCTGTACAGACGAACCACCTGGCTTCACCAGGCTCTGCGAGAAGGCACGAGAGTACAAAGCGTCGAACAGATTCGGGAAGTGGCTTCTGGAGCTGCCAGGATCAGAGGGGAGACCTTGGGCATTATTGGATTAG GGCGTGTTGGGCAAGCAGTAGCACTACGTGCCAAAGCCTTTGGCTTCAGTGTGATTTTTTATGACCCATACCTCTCAGATGGCATGGAGCGTGCTCTGGGACTGCAGCGGGTGAGCACTTTGCAGGACCTGCTGTTCCACAGTGACTGTGTTACCCTGCACTGCAACTTGAACGAACACAATCATCATCTTATTAACGACTTCACTATAAAGCAG ATGAGACAAGGGGCTTTCCTGGTCAACACAGCTCGAGGTGGGTTAGTAGACGAAAAAGCACTTGCACAGGccctgaaggaaggaaggatacGAGGGGCAGCCTTAGATGTACATGAGTCAGAACCATTCag ctTTAGTCAGGGCCCCTTGAAGGATGCACCAAACCTGATCTGTACCCCACATGCAGCGTGGTATAGTGAACAAGCCTCAATTGAGATGCGGGAGGAAGCAGCACGAGAGATCCGAAGGGCAATCACAG GTCGTATTCCAGACAGTCTGAAAAACTGTGTTAACAAAGATCATTTGACTGCAGCTACACATTGGGCCAGCATGGATCCCGGAGTTGTTCATCCAGAGCTTAATGGTGCTGCATACAG CAGGTATCCCCCAGGTGTTGTAAGCGTGGCTCCAACTGGCATACCTACGGCAGTAGAAGGAATAGTCCCCAACCCTATGTCTTTATCACACGGCCTCCCTGCTGTAGCCCACCCGCCCCATGCTCCTTCCCCCGGCCAAACTGTCAAACCAGAAGCTGATAGAGACCACCCGAGCGACCAATTGTAG
- the CTBP1 gene encoding C-terminal-binding protein 1 isoform X7, with product MDFANRFKKMKGIRPPIMNGPMHPRPLVALLDGRDCTVEMPILKDVATVAFCDAQSTQEIHEKVLNEAVGALMYHTITLTREDLEKFKALRIIVRIGSGFDNIDIKSAGDLGIAVCNVPAASVEETADSTMCHILNLYRRTTWLHQALREGTRVQSVEQIREVASGAARIRGETLGIIGLGRVGQAVALRAKAFGFSVIFYDPYLSDGMERALGLQRVSTLQDLLFHSDCVTLHCNLNEHNHHLINDFTIKQMRQGAFLVNTARGGLVDEKALAQALKEGRIRGAALDVHESEPFSFSQGPLKDAPNLICTPHAAWYSEQASIEMREEAAREIRRAITGRIPDSLKNCVNKDHLTAATHWASMDPGVVHPELNGAAYSRYPPGVVSVAPTGIPTAVEGIVPNPMSLSHGLPAVAHPPHAPSPGQTVKPEADRDHPSDQL from the exons ATGGACTTTGcaaacagatttaagaaaatgaaag GCATTCGACCTCCGATCATGAATGGGCCCATGCACCCACGCCCTTTGGTAGCATTGCTGGATGGCAGGGATTGTACAGTAGAAATGCCGATTCTGAAGGATGTAGCCACAGTGGCATTTTGTGATGCTCAGTCTACACAAGAAATTCATGAAAAG GTACTAAATGAAGCAGTGGGTGCACTGATGTATCACACTATCACTTTAACACGAGAAGACCTGGAGAAATTTAAAGCACTTCGAATAATTGTCCGAATTGGCAGCGGTTTTGATAATATTGACATCAAATCTGCTGGAGATTTAG GGATTGCAGTATGTAATGTGCCAGCTGCCTCAGTAGAAGAGACAGCGGATTCTACCATGTGCCACATTCTGAACCTGTACAGACGAACCACCTGGCTTCACCAGGCTCTGCGAGAAGGCACGAGAGTACAAAGCGTCGAACAGATTCGGGAAGTGGCTTCTGGAGCTGCCAGGATCAGAGGGGAGACCTTGGGCATTATTGGATTAG GGCGTGTTGGGCAAGCAGTAGCACTACGTGCCAAAGCCTTTGGCTTCAGTGTGATTTTTTATGACCCATACCTCTCAGATGGCATGGAGCGTGCTCTGGGACTGCAGCGGGTGAGCACTTTGCAGGACCTGCTGTTCCACAGTGACTGTGTTACCCTGCACTGCAACTTGAACGAACACAATCATCATCTTATTAACGACTTCACTATAAAGCAG ATGAGACAAGGGGCTTTCCTGGTCAACACAGCTCGAGGTGGGTTAGTAGACGAAAAAGCACTTGCACAGGccctgaaggaaggaaggatacGAGGGGCAGCCTTAGATGTACATGAGTCAGAACCATTCag ctTTAGTCAGGGCCCCTTGAAGGATGCACCAAACCTGATCTGTACCCCACATGCAGCGTGGTATAGTGAACAAGCCTCAATTGAGATGCGGGAGGAAGCAGCACGAGAGATCCGAAGGGCAATCACAG GTCGTATTCCAGACAGTCTGAAAAACTGTGTTAACAAAGATCATTTGACTGCAGCTACACATTGGGCCAGCATGGATCCCGGAGTTGTTCATCCAGAGCTTAATGGTGCTGCATACAG CAGGTATCCCCCAGGTGTTGTAAGCGTGGCTCCAACTGGCATACCTACGGCAGTAGAAGGAATAGTCCCCAACCCTATGTCTTTATCACACGGCCTCCCTGCTGTAGCCCACCCGCCCCATGCTCCTTCCCCCGGCCAAACTGTCAAACCAGAAGCTGATAGAGACCACCCGAGCGACCAATTGTAG
- the CTBP1 gene encoding C-terminal-binding protein 1 isoform X4: MSLMDKHKVKRQRLDRIFEGIRPPIMNGPMHPRPLVALLDGRDCTVEMPILKDVATVAFCDAQSTQEIHEKVLNEAVGALMYHTITLTREDLEKFKALRIIVRIGSGFDNIDIKSAGDLGIAVCNVPAASVEETADSTMCHILNLYRRTTWLHQALREGTRVQSVEQIREVASGAARIRGETLGIIGLGRVGQAVALRAKAFGFSVIFYDPYLSDGMERALGLQRVSTLQDLLFHSDCVTLHCNLNEHNHHLINDFTIKQMRQGAFLVNTARGGLVDEKALAQALKEGRIRGAALDVHESEPFSQGPLKDAPNLICTPHAAWYSEQASIEMREEAAREIRRAITGRIPDSLKNCVNKDHLTAATHWASMDPGVVHPELNGAAYSRYPPGVVSVAPTGIPTAVEGIVPNPMSLSHGLPAVAHPPHAPSPGQTVKPEADRDHPSDQL; the protein is encoded by the exons GCATTCGACCTCCGATCATGAATGGGCCCATGCACCCACGCCCTTTGGTAGCATTGCTGGATGGCAGGGATTGTACAGTAGAAATGCCGATTCTGAAGGATGTAGCCACAGTGGCATTTTGTGATGCTCAGTCTACACAAGAAATTCATGAAAAG GTACTAAATGAAGCAGTGGGTGCACTGATGTATCACACTATCACTTTAACACGAGAAGACCTGGAGAAATTTAAAGCACTTCGAATAATTGTCCGAATTGGCAGCGGTTTTGATAATATTGACATCAAATCTGCTGGAGATTTAG GGATTGCAGTATGTAATGTGCCAGCTGCCTCAGTAGAAGAGACAGCGGATTCTACCATGTGCCACATTCTGAACCTGTACAGACGAACCACCTGGCTTCACCAGGCTCTGCGAGAAGGCACGAGAGTACAAAGCGTCGAACAGATTCGGGAAGTGGCTTCTGGAGCTGCCAGGATCAGAGGGGAGACCTTGGGCATTATTGGATTAG GGCGTGTTGGGCAAGCAGTAGCACTACGTGCCAAAGCCTTTGGCTTCAGTGTGATTTTTTATGACCCATACCTCTCAGATGGCATGGAGCGTGCTCTGGGACTGCAGCGGGTGAGCACTTTGCAGGACCTGCTGTTCCACAGTGACTGTGTTACCCTGCACTGCAACTTGAACGAACACAATCATCATCTTATTAACGACTTCACTATAAAGCAG ATGAGACAAGGGGCTTTCCTGGTCAACACAGCTCGAGGTGGGTTAGTAGACGAAAAAGCACTTGCACAGGccctgaaggaaggaaggatacGAGGGGCAGCCTTAGATGTACATGAGTCAGAACCATTCag TCAGGGCCCCTTGAAGGATGCACCAAACCTGATCTGTACCCCACATGCAGCGTGGTATAGTGAACAAGCCTCAATTGAGATGCGGGAGGAAGCAGCACGAGAGATCCGAAGGGCAATCACAG GTCGTATTCCAGACAGTCTGAAAAACTGTGTTAACAAAGATCATTTGACTGCAGCTACACATTGGGCCAGCATGGATCCCGGAGTTGTTCATCCAGAGCTTAATGGTGCTGCATACAG CAGGTATCCCCCAGGTGTTGTAAGCGTGGCTCCAACTGGCATACCTACGGCAGTAGAAGGAATAGTCCCCAACCCTATGTCTTTATCACACGGCCTCCCTGCTGTAGCCCACCCGCCCCATGCTCCTTCCCCCGGCCAAACTGTCAAACCAGAAGCTGATAGAGACCACCCGAGCGACCAATTGTAG